The Gammaproteobacteria bacterium DNA segment TACTCATCGCCTCGCCCATTTTCGGCATAGCCATTTTCGGCTTTGCCGCCGCCCGCCTGCACTGGGTATCGGGAAACAACAGTAAAGTATTAACCCGTTTTGTGTTTTATTTTGCGGTTCCACTGTTCCTGCTGCGAAAATTTGTCGATTCGGATCTGCCCGATGTGTTGCCACTGGACTTGTTGGCAAGTTTTTATATTCCGGTTGGTATTTTGTATATATTTAGTTTGTTTGTAACCGCAAAATTATTCCGGCATGACCGTTCCAAATCCGCAATCACGGCCATGAGTTCAACTTTTGGGAATACGGTTTTGCTGGGCTTGCCAGTGCTGTTAAGCACTTATGGTGAAGACGGCGTCGTACCGTTTTTTATTATTTTGGCGTTTCATGGACTCAGTTTGTTCACGGTTACCACAATTCTGTTGGAACGCGCCAAACGCAAGAACCTGGAAGAGTTTGAAGGCTTTCCGGATCAAAAACCCTCATACCTGAGAAGCATTTTTCAATTACTCAACTCAGTGGGTCGCAATCCCATTCTGGTTGCCATTGTTTTGGGTTTAGTGATGAATTCTTTCGAGCTGAAACTGCCCTACACCCTGGACAAGATCGCCGAGATCATGGGTGATACGGTAACCGGAGCGTCGCTGTTCGCATTGGGTGCCACCATGAGTCATTATCGCTTGTCCGGTCAATTGGGTGCCGCGACCTTCATTGCTGTGACCAAGGTGTTGGTGCTGCCTTTGCTCGCCTGGGTGTTTGGCACTTACGTTTTTGCATTGCCGCACAGCTGGCTAATTGCTTTAGTTATTTTTGCAGCCCAACCCACCGGGGTCAGTGCCTATGTGTTTGCCGAGCAATACAAAACCGGTGTTCCTTTATCCACGACCACGGTGATGCTGTCCACGATCATGTCGATGCTGAGTTTGCCGGCGATCATTTACTGGATCATGCAGTGATTCATTGATCACATTTTCAATACCACCCGGTAACGCGCCTTGCCATCGGCCAGATGTTGCATGGCTTCATTGACTTTTTCCATTGGATAAACTTCAACCGTGGGCCGGATATCGTGTCGTGCGGCAAACTCGATCATGGTGGCAATGGTGGCGGGACTACCAACCGGTGAAGAAGAAACCGACTTTTGTGCATTCATCAAGGAACCGGCTGTGATTGCGAGCGGCTCTTGCACGGCACCAACAAAGTGCAAGCGGCCTTTGGTCGTCAGGGTGCTGATGTATAAATTCCAGTCCAGTGTCACATTCACCGTTGAGATGATCAGGTCGAATTGACCACGCGCGGCTTTGATCGCTTCCGGGTCGCGCGAGTTAATGGTTTTATGCGCGCCGAGTTCCAAAGCCTGTTGCATTTTGTCTTCTGAAGACGTAAAGGCCGTTACT contains these protein-coding regions:
- a CDS encoding AEC family transporter, giving the protein MLETILIASPIFGIAIFGFAAARLHWVSGNNSKVLTRFVFYFAVPLFLLRKFVDSDLPDVLPLDLLASFYIPVGILYIFSLFVTAKLFRHDRSKSAITAMSSTFGNTVLLGLPVLLSTYGEDGVVPFFIILAFHGLSLFTVTTILLERAKRKNLEEFEGFPDQKPSYLRSIFQLLNSVGRNPILVAIVLGLVMNSFELKLPYTLDKIAEIMGDTVTGASLFALGATMSHYRLSGQLGAATFIAVTKVLVLPLLAWVFGTYVFALPHSWLIALVIFAAQPTGVSAYVFAEQYKTGVPLSTTTVMLSTIMSMLSLPAIIYWIMQ